The proteins below are encoded in one region of Enhydrobacter sp.:
- a CDS encoding glutathione S-transferase family protein yields MTEEIVFYTNPQSRGAMTHWMLEETGCPYRIELKSFGADMKTAEYLAINPMGKVPAIRHGRTIVTETGAILSYLADAFPEARLAPPPAERGSYYRWLFFVAGCCEPALGNKAAGWNPETPELQVRFGYGSYERTIETVAKAVEGRDHIAADYFTAADLYMASFLYWGMMFGVIDKRPVFEAYVQRHVERPAAKRAQEQAARLVAGAR; encoded by the coding sequence ATGACCGAAGAGATTGTTTTCTACACCAATCCGCAGTCGCGCGGGGCGATGACGCACTGGATGCTGGAGGAGACCGGCTGCCCGTACCGCATCGAACTCAAGAGCTTTGGCGCCGACATGAAGACGGCCGAGTATCTTGCCATCAATCCGATGGGCAAGGTGCCGGCGATCAGGCATGGCCGCACGATCGTGACCGAGACCGGCGCGATCCTCAGCTATCTCGCCGATGCCTTCCCCGAAGCCAGGCTCGCGCCGCCGCCCGCCGAGCGCGGCAGCTACTACCGCTGGCTGTTCTTCGTCGCCGGCTGTTGCGAGCCGGCACTGGGCAACAAGGCGGCGGGCTGGAATCCCGAGACGCCGGAACTGCAGGTACGGTTCGGCTACGGCTCCTACGAACGGACGATCGAGACGGTGGCGAAGGCGGTCGAAGGCCGAGACCATATCGCCGCCGACTATTTCACGGCGGCCGATCTCTATATGGCGTCGTTCCTGTATTGGGGAATGATGTTCGGCGTCATCGATAAACGACCGGTCTTCGAGGCCTACGTCCAACGCCATGTCGAGCGTCCGGCGGCGAAGAGGGCGCAAGAACAGGCGGCGCGGCTCGTCGCCGGCGCACGCTAG
- a CDS encoding nucleotidyltransferase family protein: MANIIAQDPVGMEQLRAARTLGLSDWCIAAGFVRNRVWDHLHGIFPPRPPADIDVLYYDADDLSKETEARYEAQLGALLPGLPWQVRNQARMHVWKGLPPHKSTPDAMTHWLETVTAVGVRLEADDSLTVIAPLGVDDLVNLCCRPTVFGRTQRGDYERRIAQKRWRELWPKVRFLD; this comes from the coding sequence GTGGCCAACATCATCGCGCAGGATCCTGTGGGTATGGAACAGCTTCGTGCCGCCCGCACGCTCGGCCTGAGCGACTGGTGCATTGCCGCAGGCTTCGTGCGCAATCGGGTATGGGATCATCTGCACGGCATCTTTCCGCCGCGACCGCCGGCCGACATCGACGTGCTCTACTACGACGCGGACGATCTTTCGAAAGAGACCGAGGCACGCTACGAGGCGCAACTCGGCGCGCTGCTGCCGGGCCTGCCCTGGCAGGTCCGCAACCAGGCCCGCATGCATGTGTGGAAAGGGCTGCCGCCACACAAAAGCACGCCGGACGCGATGACCCATTGGCTCGAAACCGTGACGGCGGTCGGCGTGCGCCTCGAAGCGGACGATTCGTTGACCGTGATCGCTCCGCTCGGCGTCGACGACCTCGTCAACCTGTGCTGCCGTCCGACCGTTTTCGGGCGCACGCAGCGCGGCGATTACGAGCGCCGCATCGCGCAAAAGCGCTGGCGCGAGCTTTGGCCAAAGGTCCGGTTCCTAGATTGA
- a CDS encoding ribonuclease HII, which produces MPSFRYEMRCEGPGVVRIAGIDEVGRGPLAGPVVAAVAIIDRSLAKRKLLRLIDDSKKLVLEEREAAYEAMIASGAVRYAVGEASVEEIDRINILQATFLAMRRALNALADQPDIVLIDGDRVPPDLGCRAETIVGGDARSYSIAAASILAKVTRDRYMHALAASFPGYGWETNRGYKTPEHLAALNRLGPTPHHRRSFAPVMRLL; this is translated from the coding sequence ATGCCGAGCTTCCGATACGAAATGCGCTGCGAAGGACCGGGCGTGGTGCGGATCGCCGGCATCGACGAGGTCGGTCGCGGCCCCCTGGCGGGCCCGGTGGTGGCGGCCGTGGCGATCATCGACCGGAGCCTGGCGAAGCGGAAGCTCTTACGGCTGATCGATGATTCCAAGAAGCTCGTGCTCGAGGAGCGCGAGGCGGCCTACGAGGCCATGATCGCCTCGGGCGCTGTGCGGTACGCGGTCGGCGAGGCGAGCGTCGAGGAGATCGACAGGATCAATATCCTGCAGGCGACCTTCCTCGCCATGCGACGGGCCCTGAACGCCCTCGCCGATCAGCCCGATATCGTCCTGATCGACGGCGACCGCGTGCCGCCGGATCTCGGCTGCCGCGCTGAGACCATCGTCGGCGGCGACGCGCGCTCCTATTCGATCGCGGCGGCATCGATCCTGGCCAAGGTGACGCGCGACCGCTACATGCATGCGCTCGCGGCCTCGTTCCCGGGCTATGGCTGGGAGACCAACCGCGGCTACAAGACGCCGGAGCACCTCGCGGCCTTGAACCGGCTCGGCCCGACGCCACATCATCGCAGGAGCTTCGCACCGGTCATGCGGCTCCTCTAG
- a CDS encoding site-specific DNA-methyltransferase has translation MTHLPPMPVDYLDRVLVGDCIELMKSLPEGSIDMVFADPPYNLQLGGDLLRPDNSKVDAVDDDWDKFADFSRYDSFTRAWLAAARRVLKPEGTLWVIGSYHNIFRIGTALQDQGYWILNDIVWRKSNPMPNFKGKRFTNAHETLIWAARDRRTKRYTFNYDSMKALNEGVQMRSDWLLPLCTGGERLKGENGRKAHPTQKPESLLFRCLMAASNPGDTILDPFFGTGTTGAVARRLGRHFVGLERDRIYAALARKRIAEVTPLGAEDVTPTPGKRQEPRIPFGVLIEAGLLRPGTMLSDLSGRLQARVRADGTLSAANARGEHRGSIHQVGAAVQGAPACNGWTFWHFEGEGGRLPIDHLRQQVRAGL, from the coding sequence ATGACTCATCTTCCACCGATGCCTGTGGATTATCTCGACCGCGTTCTCGTCGGCGATTGCATCGAACTGATGAAGAGCCTGCCCGAAGGCTCGATCGACATGGTGTTCGCCGATCCGCCCTACAACCTGCAACTGGGCGGCGACCTTCTGAGGCCCGACAACAGCAAGGTCGACGCGGTCGACGACGATTGGGACAAGTTCGCCGATTTTTCCCGTTACGATTCGTTCACCCGAGCCTGGCTGGCCGCGGCGCGCCGGGTACTTAAGCCCGAGGGCACGCTGTGGGTGATCGGCAGCTATCACAACATCTTCCGCATCGGCACGGCGCTGCAGGACCAGGGCTACTGGATCCTGAACGATATCGTCTGGCGCAAGTCGAATCCGATGCCGAACTTCAAGGGCAAGCGCTTCACCAACGCGCACGAGACGCTGATCTGGGCGGCGCGTGACCGGCGCACAAAGCGCTACACCTTCAACTACGACTCGATGAAGGCGCTGAACGAGGGCGTCCAGATGCGCTCCGACTGGCTGTTGCCGCTCTGCACCGGCGGCGAGCGGCTGAAGGGCGAAAACGGCAGGAAGGCGCATCCGACGCAGAAGCCGGAATCGCTGCTGTTCCGCTGCCTGATGGCGGCTTCCAATCCCGGCGACACGATCCTCGATCCGTTCTTCGGCACCGGCACGACCGGCGCCGTGGCGAGGCGCCTCGGCCGTCACTTCGTCGGGCTGGAGCGCGACCGGATCTATGCCGCCCTTGCGCGCAAGCGCATCGCCGAGGTGACGCCGCTTGGTGCCGAGGACGTGACGCCGACGCCCGGCAAGCGTCAGGAGCCGCGCATCCCGTTCGGGGTGCTGATCGAGGCGGGACTGCTGCGGCCCGGCACGATGCTGAGCGATCTCAGCGGTCGCCTGCAGGCGCGCGTGCGCGCCGACGGCACGCTTTCGGCCGCCAATGCCCGCGGAGAGCATCGCGGCTCGATCCACCAGGTGGGCGCGGCGGTGCAGGGCGCGCCCGCCTGCAACGGCTGGACCTTCTGGCATTTCGAGGGCGAGGGCGGCCGCCTGCCGATCGACCATCTGCGCCAGCAGGTGCGGGCCGGGCTTTAG
- the mutY gene encoding A/G-specific adenine glycosylase: MTMTHAARLLDWYDRHRRTLPWRAPPGERAVPYLVWLSEIMLQQTTVATVGDYFHRFVKRWPTVEALAAAPIDEVLSAWAGLGYYARARNLHACARAVQQRHGGVFPRSEEELLALPGIGRYTAAAIRAIAFDEPASAVDGNVERVIARLFAIETPLPDAKAEIDLRAAGLVPAQRAGDYAQAMMDLGATVCTPRGPRCVICPLMTGCEARKRGIAEELPRRAAKALKPTRRGLAFVLTRKDGAVLLRKRPPRGLLGGMDEVPSSDWREGVLSVTEALKQAPVPARWKVLDGGVRHTFTHFHLELAVAHAAAATSGLARLAPGSAWCTIDQMTERALPTVMRKVIAHAAKG, from the coding sequence ATGACCATGACCCACGCCGCGCGTCTGCTCGACTGGTACGACCGTCACCGCCGCACCCTGCCCTGGCGGGCGCCGCCAGGTGAACGCGCCGTGCCCTACCTCGTCTGGCTGTCGGAGATCATGCTGCAGCAGACCACCGTCGCCACGGTCGGCGATTACTTTCACCGCTTTGTGAAGCGCTGGCCCACGGTCGAGGCGCTGGCCGCCGCACCCATCGACGAGGTGCTGTCGGCCTGGGCGGGGCTCGGCTACTACGCGCGCGCGCGCAATCTGCACGCCTGCGCACGTGCCGTGCAGCAACGGCACGGCGGCGTCTTTCCCCGCAGCGAGGAGGAATTGCTGGCACTGCCCGGCATCGGCCGATACACGGCCGCCGCCATCCGCGCCATCGCCTTCGATGAGCCGGCGTCGGCCGTCGATGGCAATGTCGAACGTGTCATCGCCCGCCTGTTCGCCATCGAGACGCCACTGCCCGACGCCAAGGCGGAAATCGATCTGCGGGCGGCCGGCCTGGTTCCCGCGCAGCGGGCGGGCGACTACGCGCAGGCGATGATGGATCTCGGGGCCACCGTCTGCACGCCGCGCGGCCCGCGCTGCGTCATCTGCCCGCTGATGACGGGATGCGAGGCGCGCAAGCGCGGCATCGCGGAGGAGCTGCCACGGCGCGCCGCCAAGGCGCTCAAGCCGACACGGCGCGGCCTCGCCTTCGTGCTCACGCGCAAGGACGGCGCCGTGCTGCTGCGCAAGCGGCCGCCCCGCGGCCTGCTGGGCGGCATGGACGAGGTGCCGTCGAGCGACTGGCGCGAGGGCGTCCTGTCGGTAACCGAAGCCCTGAAGCAGGCGCCGGTGCCGGCGCGCTGGAAGGTGCTGGACGGCGGCGTGCGCCACACCTTCACCCACTTCCACCTCGAGCTCGCGGTCGCCCATGCCGCCGCCGCGACTTCGGGCCTCGCCCGACTGGCGCCCGGCAGTGCCTGGTGCACCATCGACCAGATGACCGAGCGCGCCCTGCCGACCGTCATGCGCAAGGTCATCGCCCACGCGGCAAAGGGCTAA
- a CDS encoding DciA family protein: MKGSMRENGFRAIGGLTRQLTSGLVPKGRKGAGKGGGAPLHRLKADWSAIVGAEIARASQPEALLASRGARAAHGAGKTLRLRVAGAASLEIQHMSGRLVERVNGYFGHRLIDDIRLVQGGIAPAPAASTTPRLPDPDPASARRIAERVETVQDPDLKAALARLGTRIAASRRSVVLGGLGTLLLARAPRAQQPTEEQARALAVRPDDHVLGKPDAPNLIIDYFSLTCPHCANFAAAVLPGVRKQFVDTGQARFVYRHFPSDSIATHASQLAECAGPNGFFDTIDVLFRSQVDWLTASEPEAEMAKILEKRGVAAGQCLTNDRLLDKIIADVETGQTLGVHQTPTLFINGRNCGNPGGPDAIGKILRDMDR; this comes from the coding sequence TTGAAAGGGTCCATGCGGGAAAACGGCTTTCGCGCCATCGGCGGTCTGACCCGGCAGCTCACGTCCGGCCTCGTTCCCAAAGGACGCAAGGGTGCCGGCAAGGGAGGCGGGGCGCCGCTTCACCGGCTGAAGGCCGACTGGTCGGCCATCGTCGGTGCCGAAATCGCGCGCGCGTCGCAGCCGGAGGCGCTGCTTGCCAGCCGCGGTGCGCGGGCCGCTCATGGTGCGGGCAAGACCTTGCGGCTGCGCGTGGCGGGCGCCGCCTCGCTCGAGATCCAGCACATGTCGGGCCGCCTGGTCGAGCGGGTGAACGGCTATTTCGGCCATCGCCTCATCGACGATATCCGACTCGTGCAGGGCGGCATCGCGCCGGCGCCGGCGGCTTCCACGACGCCAAGGCTCCCCGATCCCGATCCGGCAAGCGCGCGCCGCATCGCCGAACGTGTCGAAACGGTACAGGATCCCGACCTCAAGGCGGCGCTCGCGCGCCTCGGCACGCGCATCGCGGCCAGCCGACGCAGCGTCGTGCTAGGTGGGCTGGGAACTCTTCTTCTTGCGCGTGCACCGCGCGCCCAGCAGCCGACCGAGGAGCAGGCGAGGGCACTGGCTGTCCGGCCTGACGACCATGTGCTGGGCAAGCCCGACGCACCCAACCTGATCATCGACTATTTCTCGCTGACCTGCCCGCACTGCGCCAACTTCGCGGCGGCGGTGCTGCCGGGCGTGCGCAAGCAATTCGTCGATACCGGGCAGGCCCGCTTCGTCTATCGCCACTTCCCGTCGGACTCGATCGCCACCCATGCCAGCCAGCTCGCCGAATGCGCCGGCCCGAACGGTTTTTTCGACACGATCGACGTCCTGTTCCGCTCCCAGGTCGATTGGCTGACGGCCTCCGAGCCCGAGGCCGAGATGGCGAAAATCCTGGAGAAGAGGGGCGTGGCGGCCGGCCAGTGCCTCACCAACGACCGGCTTCTGGACAAGATCATCGCGGATGTGGAAACCGGCCAGACACTCGGAGTGCACCAGACGCCGACCCTGTTCATCAACGGCCGGAATTGCGGCAATCCGGGCGGGCCCGACGCCATCGGCAAGATTCTGCGGGATATGGACCGGTAA
- a CDS encoding DsbA family protein, producing MRNILIVAGGLVAVAAIAAGVYFGTRPASPGPTPTPASATTGAPDKAAILSVQPTDHVEGDPNAPITLIEYASFTCPHCAHFNTVELPKIKEKWIDTGKVKLVYRDFPLDQTAAKAAELAQCAGKDKYFAVVDMIFRGQLNWATASDPIAELSKSLRIAGMGEKEVKACLADPKVADAVVASYRSGEQVGVDSTPTLFINGEKFEGARPVEELEATFNKLLKK from the coding sequence ATGCGGAATATCTTGATCGTCGCCGGCGGGCTTGTCGCCGTGGCTGCGATTGCGGCTGGCGTCTATTTCGGGACGCGCCCGGCTTCGCCCGGTCCGACGCCCACCCCGGCTTCGGCGACCACGGGCGCACCGGACAAGGCCGCCATCCTCAGCGTCCAGCCCACCGACCATGTCGAGGGCGATCCCAATGCGCCGATCACCCTGATCGAATACGCCTCCTTCACGTGCCCGCACTGCGCGCACTTCAACACGGTGGAGTTGCCCAAGATCAAGGAGAAGTGGATCGACACCGGCAAGGTGAAGCTCGTCTACCGCGATTTCCCGCTCGACCAGACGGCCGCCAAGGCGGCCGAGCTCGCGCAGTGCGCGGGCAAGGACAAGTATTTCGCCGTCGTCGACATGATCTTCCGCGGCCAGCTCAACTGGGCCACCGCGTCCGACCCGATCGCCGAGCTGTCCAAGTCGCTGCGCATCGCCGGCATGGGCGAGAAGGAAGTGAAGGCCTGCCTTGCCGATCCCAAGGTGGCGGACGCCGTGGTCGCCTCCTATCGCAGCGGCGAGCAGGTCGGCGTCGATTCGACCCCGACCCTTTTCATCAACGGCGAGAAGTTCGAGGGCGCCCGACCGGTCGAGGAGCTCGAGGCGACGTTCAACAAGCTGCTCAAGAAGTAA